Below is a window of Aerococcus viridans DNA.
AGCCGTCTTCACCCGTATAAGTATAATTAAATACTGTCTTTTCTTCTGTCAAAATGACACTCCTCACTTGTTAGCGGTTCTTCTTTCCAACTGGTCTTCGGGGGTAGTGATCATGTAGACAATCATCATAATGACACCAATGGTTAAACAAACATCCGCTATGTTAAATATTGGGAAATCCATAAATTCTAATCGAAACATGTCGATCACGTAGTTTAAATGCAGGCGGTCGATAAAGTTACCCAATGCTCCTGCAATCATAAAGGAAAGGCCTGTAGCCAGTAGCGGCGCGCCTTTAGCTTCCTTATGGAGCATATAGACGAGGACTGCCACAACAGCAACAGTAATGATATAAAATAGCCACATTTGCCCTGAGAAAATTCCCCAAGCAGCTCCATCATTTTGGATATAAAAGAAGGAAAGAATGCCTGGTATGAAATCTTGTCCTTCATTGACAGCAAAATTGGCCACTGTCCAATACTTCACGATTTGGTCAATACCAACTAAAATTACGATTAATAGATAATTCAGTAACATAAATCCTCCTGAGCCACACGGCTGATATTATTTAAATATATTATACCATTATTCTAGTTTATTTATTGGCTGATTTGGCTTGGCGAATCCCGTCTTTAGCTAATTGGTCAGCGTGCTCATTATATTGGTTACCTGTGTGGGCTGCGACTTTCACAAAGCCGATAGCTAGGTTCTTGGCCTGTTCTTGCATATATTGCTGATATTCCTTGGTATAATTGTTTTTGGCCTGCCAAGATTTTAAGGCCCACTCAGCAATCCCCATATAATCATGGTAAATTACGACATTTTTAGCCCCTGATTTTTGCGCAATTTTAACCGCATGCATCGCAGCGATAATTTCACCGGCTACATTCCGCATTTTAGCTAAACCTTCTGTGTTACGACCACCCTTGAAAGTTTTGACTGTATCCTGGTATAAGACTACACCCCCGTAGCCAAAATAACCAGAATTTTTATCGAAAGAACCGTCTACATAAACGGACATGGTATCAGCATCAACCTGGCCGTTTTTACCGTCTTTTGTTAGCCAGCGGATTTCTTCCCCTTGACTCGTTTTAGACACCGGTCGTGCCCCATTACCCATAAAGGCTTCTGCCTCTTCTAGGCTAGTAAATGACTTATAGACTGCACCCGAAAAGCCTTTAACTTGTTTCTGACAGTCAGGCCAGGTCTTGTAGATTCCTGGTGTTTTTCCTTTTTTCACTGCATAAAATTTTGCCATGGTTATTCAACCGCTCGCTTTCTATTCTTGTAGAATGGTGATATTACTATATCTATCTGAATGGATTATACTGATTCTCAGACTTACTTTCTCACTTTCTCTAATAATTTTAGCAAAAAAAGTGAGACCTAA
It encodes the following:
- a CDS encoding viroplasmin family protein codes for the protein MAKFYAVKKGKTPGIYKTWPDCQKQVKGFSGAVYKSFTSLEEAEAFMGNGARPVSKTSQGEEIRWLTKDGKNGQVDADTMSVYVDGSFDKNSGYFGYGGVVLYQDTVKTFKGGRNTEGLAKMRNVAGEIIAAMHAVKIAQKSGAKNVVIYHDYMGIAEWALKSWQAKNNYTKEYQQYMQEQAKNLAIGFVKVAAHTGNQYNEHADQLAKDGIRQAKSANK
- the lspA gene encoding signal peptidase II translates to MLLNYLLIVILVGIDQIVKYWTVANFAVNEGQDFIPGILSFFYIQNDGAAWGIFSGQMWLFYIITVAVVAVLVYMLHKEAKGAPLLATGLSFMIAGALGNFIDRLHLNYVIDMFRLEFMDFPIFNIADVCLTIGVIMMIVYMITTPEDQLERRTANK